Proteins from a single region of Rhodospirillales bacterium:
- a CDS encoding diaminopimelate epimerase, whose protein sequence is MMRFKKMHGLGNDFVIIDTRTQSVTIGHARIQDICDRHFGVGCDLLALIEPSEKADVFARFYNADGSESAACGNATRCIADIVMKERGTDQCAIETGRGVLDCSAVENGLVTVDMGAPQLDWAAIPLAEERDTLMVELGTDTHNPAVAVGMGNPHCVLFVDDAENALVERFGPVIENHALFPERTNVEFVQLLEDGRLRQRTWERGCGETLACGSGACAVAVATIRRGLIDGRKVEILLNGGPIHIEWRESDNHVLMTGPVAYIFDGRLTNL, encoded by the coding sequence ATGATGCGCTTTAAAAAAATGCACGGGCTGGGGAATGATTTTGTAATCATAGACACGCGCACGCAGTCTGTAACCATCGGCCATGCGCGAATACAAGACATTTGCGACCGGCATTTCGGTGTCGGCTGTGACTTGCTGGCACTTATTGAGCCTTCTGAAAAGGCCGATGTCTTTGCCCGCTTTTACAATGCCGACGGTTCTGAAAGCGCCGCCTGCGGCAATGCAACGCGCTGCATCGCCGATATCGTGATGAAAGAGCGCGGCACTGATCAATGCGCAATCGAAACCGGACGCGGCGTGCTGGACTGCAGCGCCGTCGAAAATGGGCTGGTGACCGTCGATATGGGCGCGCCGCAGCTCGATTGGGCCGCTATTCCTCTGGCTGAGGAACGTGATACGCTGATGGTCGAGCTGGGCACAGATACCCATAACCCGGCAGTCGCCGTAGGAATGGGCAACCCGCATTGCGTACTGTTCGTCGATGACGCTGAAAATGCGCTGGTTGAACGTTTCGGCCCTGTAATAGAAAACCATGCTCTGTTTCCGGAGCGAACAAATGTCGAGTTTGTTCAGCTTCTTGAAGATGGCCGACTGCGCCAGCGTACTTGGGAGCGCGGCTGCGGTGAAACGCTGGCTTGCGGCTCCGGCGCGTGCGCAGTGGCTGTTGCGACGATACGCCGTGGCCTCATTGATGGCCGCAAAGTTGAAATTCTTCTCAATGGCGGCCCCATTCATATCGAATGGCGCGAAAGCGACAACCATGTCCTCATGACCGGTCCTGTCGCCTATATATTTGACGGTAGGTTAACAAATCTGTAA
- the ffh gene encoding signal recognition particle protein → MFESLSEKLGGVFSKLRGKGALSENDVMAVSREIRVALLEADVALPVVKDFIASIKDKAVGQDIIKGVNPAQQVIKIVHDELVEMLGSETDALKFSSPPSVYLMVGLQGSGKTTSTAKISKLLSDKQNKKILMASLDVYRPAAQEQLKQLGEQTEIATLPVVEGQKPLAITKRAMDTARKEGYDVVMLDTAGRLSIDEALMDEVAAIQKEAKPIETLLVADAMTGQDAVQTAKAFDERVPLSGIMLTRVDGDARGGAAMSMKAVTGKPIKLIGVGEKWDEIETFHPERVAGRILGMGDVVSLVEKAVETVDSEEALKMAKKFKKGQFDFNDLLSQIQQMKKMGGMGAMMKLMPGLSSMAGKLDEAGLDDGFVKRQEAIIYSMTKAEREKPDLLNMRRKQRIATGSGTSVQDVNKIVKQLKQMQTMMKKMRKMGTGKMMGMMKDMMGGKADELELMAGSMDPDALGHDMAGLGQSGGLGPNPFTGGAGGLPGLGGTGLPGLGGGMPGLPSHGGKKKDRKKGKRK, encoded by the coding sequence ATGTTTGAATCTTTGAGCGAAAAGCTTGGTGGTGTATTTTCAAAACTCAGAGGCAAAGGGGCTTTGAGCGAAAATGATGTCATGGCGGTGAGCCGTGAGATCCGCGTTGCGCTGCTGGAGGCCGATGTCGCCCTGCCCGTCGTCAAAGATTTCATTGCCTCGATTAAAGACAAAGCTGTTGGTCAGGACATCATCAAGGGTGTGAACCCGGCGCAGCAGGTGATTAAGATTGTTCATGACGAACTGGTTGAAATGCTGGGCAGTGAGACCGATGCTCTAAAATTCTCTTCCCCGCCCTCCGTGTACCTGATGGTGGGTTTGCAGGGTTCGGGAAAAACGACCTCGACGGCGAAGATTTCCAAGCTGCTGAGCGATAAGCAGAACAAGAAAATCCTGATGGCTTCGCTCGACGTTTACCGCCCGGCGGCGCAGGAACAACTCAAGCAGCTTGGTGAGCAAACGGAGATTGCGACGCTTCCGGTTGTCGAAGGGCAAAAGCCGCTCGCCATCACAAAGCGCGCGATGGATACGGCCCGTAAAGAGGGCTATGACGTTGTGATGCTCGATACCGCCGGGCGGTTGTCCATTGACGAAGCGTTGATGGATGAGGTTGCGGCGATCCAGAAAGAGGCCAAGCCAATTGAAACGCTGCTGGTGGCCGATGCGATGACCGGGCAAGACGCGGTGCAAACGGCCAAGGCTTTTGACGAACGCGTGCCGCTTTCCGGCATTATGCTCACGCGCGTAGACGGGGATGCGCGCGGCGGGGCGGCGATGAGCATGAAGGCCGTGACCGGCAAGCCGATCAAGCTGATCGGGGTTGGCGAGAAATGGGACGAGATTGAAACCTTCCATCCTGAGCGGGTTGCAGGGCGCATTTTGGGGATGGGCGATGTGGTGTCTTTGGTGGAAAAGGCCGTGGAGACGGTGGATTCCGAAGAAGCCCTGAAAATGGCCAAAAAGTTCAAAAAGGGCCAGTTTGATTTTAATGATCTACTCTCGCAAATACAGCAGATGAAGAAAATGGGCGGTATGGGCGCGATGATGAAGCTGATGCCCGGTCTTTCCAGCATGGCAGGCAAGCTTGATGAGGCGGGACTGGATGATGGTTTTGTGAAGCGTCAGGAGGCGATTATTTATTCCATGACCAAGGCCGAGCGCGAAAAACCCGATTTGCTTAATATGAGGCGCAAGCAGCGCATTGCGACCGGGTCCGGGACATCTGTGCAAGATGTTAACAAAATCGTGAAGCAGCTCAAGCAGATGCAAACGATGATGAAAAAGATGCGCAAGATGGGCACCGGCAAAATGATGGGCATGATGAAGGATATGATGGGTGGCAAAGCTGATGAGCTGGAGCTGATGGCTGGGTCGATGGACCCGGATGCTCTGGGTCATGATATGGCGGGCCTTGGCCAGTCTGGGGGTTTGGGGCCAAACCCGTTTACCGGTGGCGCGGGCGGTTTGCCCGGCCTTGGCGGCACGGGTCTGCCCGGTTTGGGTGGCGGCATGCCCGGCCTTCCCTCTCATGGCGGTAAGAAAAAGGACCGCAAGAAGGGGAAACGAAAATGA
- the rpsP gene encoding 30S ribosomal protein S16, which produces MALAMRLSRGGRKARPFYRIVVADKRMARDGRYIEKLGTYTPLLDDKDENRVKLVEDRIKYWLSQGAQPSERVAIFLGKAGIIDMPAQPNRPKKSEQSEKTKLRIEDKKEKQTAAAEAAKAAEEEAKAAAEAAAAAPGAPAEDAAPAETEAPAEDAKVEETPAEEPKAEDEEKAE; this is translated from the coding sequence ATGGCACTTGCAATGAGACTATCCAGAGGCGGACGAAAGGCCCGTCCATTTTACCGCATCGTTGTGGCGGACAAGCGCATGGCGCGCGATGGCCGCTATATTGAAAAGCTGGGCACGTATACCCCGCTTTTGGATGACAAGGATGAAAACCGCGTGAAACTGGTTGAAGACCGCATTAAATACTGGCTATCCCAAGGGGCGCAACCATCCGAACGCGTAGCAATTTTCCTCGGTAAAGCCGGGATTATCGACATGCCTGCGCAGCCAAACCGCCCGAAAAAATCAGAGCAGTCTGAAAAGACCAAGCTGCGGATTGAAGACAAGAAAGAAAAGCAAACTGCGGCTGCTGAAGCGGCTAAAGCTGCTGAAGAGGAAGCCAAAGCGGCAGCGGAAGCTGCGGCGGCTGCACCTGGAGCACCGGCTGAAGACGCTGCGCCTGCCGAAACGGAAGCTCCGGCTGAGGACGCTAAAGTTGAAGAAACTCCTGCTGAAGAGCCGAAGGCTGAAGACGAAGAAAAAGCAGAGTAA
- the rimM gene encoding 16S rRNA processing protein RimM — MTNTVKTARTLRKNQTDAEKLLWSKLRNRQFENLKFRRQHPVPPYVADFYCEDLKLIVEIDGGQHTPEKDRERQKYIEDQGYKIIRFWNNDVLSNIDGVLEKLSLSIPSPKPSPQGEGLTSRICVGRIASAHGVKGLVKLLPFCEDPALLEQALDFKITLKNPMGKYMLAEIEGVKDRNAAEALRNTELFVTRDQLPEIDDDDTFYFEDLIGMTCVDENGMEIGHVKAVENFGAGDLLEVQLKSGQEVLLPFTDEYVPEIGETVTIRNYERLML, encoded by the coding sequence ATGACCAATACCGTAAAAACTGCCAGAACACTTCGGAAAAACCAAACAGACGCCGAAAAGCTCCTCTGGTCGAAACTGCGCAACCGGCAATTTGAAAACCTCAAATTTCGTCGTCAGCATCCCGTTCCGCCCTATGTCGCAGACTTTTATTGCGAGGATCTCAAGCTTATTGTTGAAATTGATGGTGGTCAGCATACGCCTGAGAAAGATCGAGAACGTCAAAAATATATTGAGGATCAAGGGTATAAGATTATTCGTTTTTGGAATAATGATGTTTTAAGCAATATAGACGGTGTTTTGGAAAAACTCAGCCTCAGTATCCCCTCACCCAAACCCTCTCCCCAGGGAGAGGGCTTAACGAGCCGTATATGCGTCGGCAGGATTGCCAGCGCACATGGCGTGAAGGGGTTGGTCAAGCTTTTGCCGTTTTGCGAAGACCCTGCCCTGCTTGAGCAGGCCCTTGATTTCAAAATCACGCTCAAAAATCCGATGGGCAAATATATGCTGGCGGAAATAGAAGGCGTGAAGGACCGCAACGCCGCCGAAGCGCTTAGAAACACTGAGTTGTTTGTTACGCGCGATCAACTCCCTGAAATTGACGATGATGATACCTTCTATTTTGAAGACCTTATCGGCATGACTTGCGTTGATGAAAATGGCATGGAGATCGGCCATGTGAAAGCGGTCGAGAATTTTGGCGCGGGTGATTTGCTGGAGGTACAGCTTAAATCCGGGCAAGAAGTGCTGCTCCCTTTTACTGATGAGTATGTTCCTGAAATTGGCGAAACTGTGACCATCCGCAATTATGAAAGGCTGATGCTGTGA
- the trmD gene encoding tRNA (guanosine(37)-N1)-methyltransferase TrmD, with protein MFPGSLGQSLAGKALERGDWGYECVNIRDFGEGVHKTVDDTPYGGGAGMVMYADVIEKALLSIQPQLSSRRRPGSGVGNKKIPDQVRDDSMRLIYLSPRGKPLTQSLVKELSATPEITLLCGRYEGVDQRVLDAHGFEEVSIGDYVLSGGEPAALILMDACIRLLPGVMGNEATPDEESFSNGLLEYPHYTRPAVWEAADGQAYEVPEVLQSGNHEKIKAWRENRALEITRKVRPDLLK; from the coding sequence ATGTTTCCGGGAAGCCTTGGGCAGTCTTTGGCCGGGAAAGCTCTAGAGCGTGGGGATTGGGGTTATGAGTGCGTGAATATCCGTGATTTTGGTGAAGGCGTGCACAAGACCGTGGATGATACACCCTATGGCGGAGGTGCGGGCATGGTGATGTACGCGGATGTGATCGAGAAAGCGTTGCTTTCGATCCAACCACAATTGTCATCCCGGCGCAGGCCGGGATCTGGTGTGGGTAACAAAAAGATCCCGGATCAAGTCCGGGATGACAGCATGAGGTTAATTTACCTCTCTCCCCGCGGGAAACCTTTGACGCAAAGTCTTGTTAAAGAGCTGAGCGCTACGCCTGAAATTACCTTGCTGTGTGGGCGTTATGAGGGTGTGGATCAGCGGGTTTTGGACGCGCATGGTTTTGAAGAGGTTTCGATTGGCGATTATGTGCTTTCGGGCGGCGAACCGGCCGCTTTAATCCTGATGGATGCGTGCATTCGCCTGCTGCCCGGGGTGATGGGCAACGAAGCCACGCCGGATGAGGAAAGCTTTTCAAACGGGTTGCTTGAGTATCCGCATTACACGCGCCCTGCGGTCTGGGAAGCGGCAGATGGGCAGGCTTACGAAGTGCCGGAGGTTTTACAATCCGGCAATCACGAGAAGATCAAGGCCTGGCGCGAGAACCGTGCGCTGGAGATCACCCGTAAGGTGCGTCCGGATTTGTTGAAATAA
- the rplS gene encoding 50S ribosomal protein L19: MNTLQKFEAKQLAALQESKSIPAFSPGDTIRVNVRVKEGTRERIQAYEGVCIARSGSGINENFAVRKISFGEGVERVFPLWSSRIDSIELVRKGDVRRAKLYYLRDRRGKSARISERTTGHGFDTNVDEAEEALTQTQKRAQKKAAKDAKRAEARKANEDAAKTKAAAKEAEKAAAEAEAAAAAAEAPSESGAE, from the coding sequence ATGAACACGTTACAAAAATTTGAAGCCAAACAATTGGCGGCCCTGCAAGAGAGCAAAAGTATTCCGGCGTTTTCGCCCGGTGACACCATCAGAGTGAATGTCCGCGTTAAAGAAGGTACGCGTGAGCGTATTCAGGCCTATGAAGGCGTATGCATTGCGCGTAGCGGCTCTGGCATTAACGAGAATTTCGCTGTCCGTAAGATCAGCTTTGGCGAGGGCGTTGAGCGTGTATTTCCGTTGTGGAGTTCACGGATTGATTCCATTGAGTTGGTTCGCAAGGGGGATGTTCGTCGGGCGAAACTGTATTACCTGCGTGATCGTCGTGGTAAATCCGCGCGCATTTCTGAGCGTACGACCGGTCACGGTTTTGATACGAATGTTGATGAAGCCGAAGAGGCTCTGACACAAACACAGAAACGTGCGCAGAAGAAAGCGGCGAAAGACGCCAAGCGCGCTGAAGCCCGTAAGGCGAATGAAGATGCCGCAAAAACCAAGGCCGCGGCTAAAGAAGCTGAAAAGGCTGCCGCAGAAGCAGAAGCCGCGGCGGCTGCGGCTGAAGCACCTTCTGAGAGCGGCGCAGAATAA
- a CDS encoding IS481 family transposase: MSSYQEKIIKPKLGVLELAKQLGNVSQACKVMGYSRDTFYRYRELYENGGEEALIEISRKKPILKNRVAESVERACIEIAVEFPAYGQQRAANELRKKGILISPGGIRSVWLRNDLETMKKRLNALEAKVAQDGIILTEEQLAALEKQKSQREAHGEIESEHPGYLGSQDTYYVGNIKGVGRIYQQTFVDTYSRVAFARLYTEKTAITAADTLNGTVLPFFAEEGLVLLRILTDRGTEYCGKAENHAYQLYLGIENIDHTRTKANSPQTNGICERFHRTMKQEFYDIAFRKKLYYSLEELQTDVDEWLRKYNETRPHSGKYCYGKPPMQTFRDAKELAQSKNIDNVQELSDSAPQEALAGR; this comes from the coding sequence ATGAGCAGTTATCAGGAAAAAATCATCAAACCGAAACTGGGCGTATTGGAGCTTGCCAAGCAATTGGGCAATGTTTCGCAAGCCTGCAAAGTCATGGGCTATAGCCGTGATACGTTCTATCGCTATCGTGAACTGTACGAGAACGGCGGAGAAGAAGCGCTGATCGAGATCAGCCGCAAGAAGCCGATCTTGAAGAACCGCGTGGCGGAAAGCGTGGAGCGGGCCTGCATTGAGATCGCCGTTGAGTTTCCGGCCTACGGCCAGCAACGTGCGGCTAACGAACTGCGTAAAAAAGGCATTTTGATCTCGCCCGGTGGCATCCGTTCGGTATGGCTGCGCAACGATCTGGAGACCATGAAGAAGCGCCTCAATGCGCTGGAAGCCAAGGTTGCCCAAGACGGCATCATCCTGACCGAAGAACAACTCGCCGCGCTGGAAAAACAAAAATCACAGCGCGAGGCCCATGGTGAGATTGAGAGCGAACATCCGGGCTATCTGGGATCGCAGGATACTTACTATGTCGGCAACATCAAGGGCGTGGGCCGGATTTATCAGCAAACCTTTGTCGATACCTATTCCCGCGTGGCCTTTGCCCGGCTCTATACCGAGAAGACCGCCATCACGGCGGCCGATACACTTAACGGCACGGTCCTGCCGTTCTTCGCAGAAGAAGGGCTTGTGCTGCTGCGTATCCTTACCGACCGCGGCACGGAATATTGCGGCAAAGCCGAGAACCACGCCTATCAGCTTTATCTGGGAATCGAAAATATCGATCACACCAGAACGAAGGCAAACTCTCCGCAAACCAATGGTATCTGCGAGCGGTTCCACCGCACCATGAAGCAGGAGTTCTACGACATCGCCTTCCGCAAAAAGCTGTATTACAGCCTCGAAGAGCTGCAAACGGACGTCGATGAATGGCTGCGAAAATATAATGAAACGCGGCCTCATTCCGGGAAATACTGCTACGGCAAACCCCCAATGCAAACCTTCCGGGATGCCAAAGAGCTTGCACAATCGAAAAATATCGATAACGTGCAAGAATTATCGGACAGCGCGCCTCAAGAAGCGCTGGCTGGCCGATAA
- the leuC gene encoding 3-isopropylmalate dehydratase large subunit, which produces MKPRTLFEKIWDDHVVDRQEDGTCLIYIDRHLIHEVTSPQAFEGLRMAGRKVRRTENTLAVMDHNVPTTDRSQPIEQEDSRIQIETLRKNCAEFGVMLFDLHDQRQGIVHIIGPEQGFTLPGMTIVCGDSHTSTHGAFGALAFGIGTSEVEHVLATQTLIQKPAKTMRITVDGALPDAVTAKDMILAIISKIGTAGGTGYVIEYAGEAVRALSMEGRMTICNMSIEAGARAGLVAPDETTFAYIKGRPMAPKGEDFDKAVAYWKTLPSDEGATYDKEVVLEASEIAPTVTWGTTPEDVVPITGCVPSPDDFADANKRASVQRMLEYMGLEPGTKMTDIPVDKVFIGSCTNARIEDLREVARIAEGKKVSEGVEAMIVPGSGLVKAMAEEEGLADILIEAGFDWREPGCSMCLGMNPDQLQPGERCASTSNRNFEGRQGKGGRTHLLSPAMAAAAAITGKLTDVREL; this is translated from the coding sequence ATGAAGCCTCGTACGTTGTTTGAAAAAATCTGGGATGATCATGTCGTCGACCGCCAAGAAGACGGGACGTGTTTGATCTATATCGACCGGCATCTGATCCATGAAGTGACCAGTCCGCAGGCCTTTGAAGGCTTGCGCATGGCCGGGCGCAAGGTTCGCCGGACTGAAAACACGCTGGCGGTGATGGATCATAATGTGCCAACCACGGACCGCAGCCAGCCGATTGAGCAGGAAGACAGCCGCATCCAGATTGAAACGCTGCGCAAGAACTGCGCCGAATTCGGCGTGATGCTCTTTGATTTGCATGACCAGCGCCAAGGTATCGTCCACATTATCGGCCCGGAGCAAGGTTTTACTCTGCCCGGCATGACGATTGTTTGCGGCGATTCCCATACTTCAACGCATGGCGCTTTTGGTGCGCTGGCCTTCGGTATTGGCACCAGCGAGGTCGAACACGTACTGGCGACGCAAACGCTGATCCAGAAACCCGCCAAAACGATGCGCATTACCGTTGATGGCGCCCTGCCCGATGCCGTCACGGCCAAGGATATGATTTTGGCGATTATAAGCAAGATTGGCACGGCGGGCGGGACGGGCTATGTGATTGAATATGCGGGTGAAGCTGTGCGCGCCCTTTCCATGGAAGGGCGGATGACAATCTGCAACATGTCGATTGAAGCCGGTGCGCGCGCCGGGCTGGTGGCACCGGATGAGACAACATTTGCCTATATCAAGGGCCGGCCGATGGCGCCGAAGGGCGAGGATTTCGACAAGGCTGTAGCCTACTGGAAAACCCTGCCCAGTGATGAAGGGGCGACCTACGATAAAGAAGTGGTGCTGGAGGCCTCTGAAATAGCGCCGACCGTGACCTGGGGGACTACGCCTGAGGATGTGGTGCCCATTACCGGATGTGTGCCCTCCCCGGATGATTTTGCGGATGCCAATAAACGCGCGTCAGTCCAGCGGATGCTCGAGTATATGGGCCTTGAACCGGGTACAAAGATGACTGATATCCCGGTGGACAAGGTGTTTATCGGGTCGTGCACCAATGCGCGAATTGAGGATTTGCGCGAAGTTGCACGTATTGCAGAGGGCAAAAAGGTCTCCGAGGGCGTCGAGGCGATGATTGTCCCCGGCTCCGGACTTGTCAAAGCGATGGCGGAAGAAGAAGGTCTTGCCGATATTCTGATTGAAGCCGGATTTGACTGGCGCGAGCCGGGCTGTTCGATGTGTCTGGGGATGAACCCGGATCAATTACAGCCGGGAGAGCGCTGCGCCTCGACATCCAATCGCAACTTTGAAGGGCGTCAGGGCAAAGGCGGGCGGACACACCTGCTTTCCCCGGCCATGGCCGCAGCGGCGGCGATTACCGGCAAGCTCACGGATGTGCGGGAGTTATAG
- a CDS encoding HD domain-containing protein, which yields MENKWPDNFDLRDAPEIGNRFRGFIAEQLEALALYDQKRKDNASAEVIYIFHEHAQRVAKNVKRTCLHMGLSPLVAENMYWAVLPHDIGKRLLPVELWDQEEKPSGRVKKVRRLHTLLGAQIVQEIFPDIEHPFKDLMMDIMRYHHEQMDGNGPHGVMGDQLSAPVRLAAIVEAYDGWRIWRPHFGTRDISSPGVLKRMREEKGAEVFDMVLFEAFAKMKMDDYKEGQILQDN from the coding sequence ATGGAAAATAAATGGCCTGATAATTTTGACTTGCGTGATGCGCCTGAAATCGGTAACCGGTTTCGGGGCTTTATTGCTGAACAGCTTGAGGCGCTGGCACTTTATGATCAAAAGCGCAAGGACAATGCCTCTGCGGAAGTGATCTATATTTTCCATGAACATGCACAGCGGGTGGCGAAGAATGTAAAGCGCACATGCCTGCATATGGGGCTAAGTCCTCTTGTAGCGGAGAACATGTATTGGGCTGTTTTGCCGCATGATATTGGCAAGCGTTTGCTGCCGGTTGAGCTTTGGGACCAGGAAGAAAAACCAAGCGGACGTGTAAAAAAAGTGCGCCGCTTACATACGCTGCTGGGCGCACAAATCGTTCAGGAAATCTTTCCTGATATAGAACATCCTTTTAAGGACCTGATGATGGATATTATGCGTTATCACCATGAGCAGATGGATGGGAATGGTCCCCATGGTGTAATGGGCGACCAGCTCTCAGCGCCGGTGCGGCTGGCGGCGATTGTCGAAGCGTATGACGGCTGGCGGATCTGGCGGCCACATTTTGGGACCCGCGATATTTCTTCGCCAGGCGTCTTAAAACGCATGCGCGAGGAAAAAGGCGCGGAAGTTTTTGATATGGTGTTGTTTGAAGCCTTTGCCAAAATGAAAATGGACGATTATAAAGAAGGCCAAATCTTACAGGATAATTAA
- the leuD gene encoding 3-isopropylmalate dehydratase small subunit: MKPFSTLKAVAAPLEMINVDTDIIIPKQFLKTVKRTGLGVNAFYNIRYDDDGAPLPDFVLNKPEYTEAEILITGENFGCGSSREHAPWALLDMGFRCIVAPSFADIFFNNSFKNGILPIELPQYQVDQLMGSAKNDPDGEIEIDLEKQTITRGNKFTFAFDIDPFRKYCLLNGLDDIGLTLGKGTAIDNFEDKRTSKQPWM, encoded by the coding sequence ATGAAGCCATTTAGCACACTTAAGGCCGTGGCCGCGCCGCTGGAGATGATTAATGTCGATACCGACATTATTATCCCGAAACAATTTCTTAAGACCGTGAAACGAACGGGTCTGGGCGTGAACGCGTTTTATAACATTCGTTATGACGATGATGGTGCTCCCCTGCCCGACTTTGTACTGAACAAACCGGAATATACCGAGGCAGAGATTTTGATCACGGGTGAGAATTTCGGCTGCGGCTCGTCGCGTGAGCATGCGCCATGGGCACTGCTGGATATGGGATTTCGTTGCATCGTCGCACCGTCTTTTGCCGATATTTTCTTTAATAACAGCTTTAAAAACGGCATTTTGCCGATTGAATTGCCACAATATCAGGTGGACCAGTTGATGGGCAGCGCCAAGAACGACCCCGATGGTGAAATTGAAATAGATTTAGAAAAACAGACTATTACGCGCGGAAACAAGTTTACATTCGCATTTGATATTGACCCGTTTCGGAAATATTGCCTTTTGAACGGGCTGGATGATATTGGCCTGACGTTGGGAAAAGGCACGGCGATTGATAATTTTGAAGACAAGCGCACCAGCAAACAGCCCTGGATGTAG